A genomic region of Mobula hypostoma chromosome 16, sMobHyp1.1, whole genome shotgun sequence contains the following coding sequences:
- the LOC134357456 gene encoding zinc finger and BTB domain-containing protein 5 yields the protein MDFPGHFEQVFQQLNYQRLHGQLCDCVIVVGSRHFKAHRSVLAACSTHFRALFTVPETDQSMNMVQLDSEVVTAEAFAALVEMMYTSTLMLGESNVMDVLLAASHLHLNSVVKACKHYLTTRTVPMSPTSERLQEQNARMQRSFLLQQLGLSLVNSALSSSQTMDEQVGVNSSLRHHLEDQSPAFPVRRLQKRKAIPDERSKQRIRPSMDESIITEGTSDNGQAVVHTCEELFTPDSLKLGDGSKTDASVENQVENAMIFEQAFSTPEDNQVSSQSDKGVSHSQVSVVSQATHIETSFNQDSANEKSDFHTETTELHINGSEEQVRIVVKAEPLSSPDPQDETSDAASQAEGSESVEVEGGMPSAEKLELSPESSDRSFSDPQSSTDRVTDIHILESANTDTKAPFHISTFLNKNRSSSFSGGQNADDNLPNTTSDGRMESEATYLMSPTSSVSAGVNSTMVATRMENPFNDSADSHFMRPMQDLLGLSCGQSSEYKTGGEPFRLEFPRPSSGLHSLSRQSIISSRGGATNFPGYRRIAPKMPIVTSVGDGGSGSQDNGSNSQVRILNSTSSTFENNHSLQSGPPQLTRASADVLSKCKKAMSEHNVLVVEGARKYACKICCKTFLTLTDCKKHIRVHTGEKPYACLKCGKRFSQSSHLYKHSKTTCLRWHGGNLPSTLL from the coding sequence ATGGATTTTCCAGGGCACTTTGAGCAAGTGTTTCAGCAGCTGAACTATCAGCGGCTACATGGACaactctgtgactgtgtgattGTTGTTGGGAGCCGACATTTCAAAGCTCATCGCTCTGTGCTTGCAGCATGTAGCACCCACTTTCGAGCTCTCTTTACTGTCCCTGAGACTGATCAATCAATGAACATGGTTCAGCTTGACAGTGAAGTAGTCACGGCAGAGGCTTTTGCAGCCCTTGTTGAAATGATGTATACATCCACTCTAATGCTGGGAGAGAGCAATGTAATGGACGTGCTTTTAGCAGCTTCCCACCTCCACCTGAATTCTGTGGTGAAGGCTTGCAAACATTACTTAACAACCAGAACTGTACCCATGTCCCCTACAAGTGAAAGGCTTCAAGAACAAAATGCTCGTATGCAGAGGTCATTTCTGCTTCAGCAGCTGGGTCTGAGTTTAGTAAATTCTGCCCTCAGCTCCAGTCAAACAATGGATGAGCAAGTTGGTGTGAACTCGTCACTGCGCCACCACTTGGAGGATCAGTCGCCTGCATTTCCTGTCAGGCGTCTGCAGAAAAGGAAAGCCATTCCTGATGAAAGATCAAAGCAAAGGATAAGACCTTCCATGGATGAATCTATCAtcactgaaggtacatcagacaATGGACAAGCTGTGGTGCATACTTGTGAGGAACTGTTTACACCAGACTCCCTGAAATTGGGAGATGGCTCAAAAACTGATGCGAGTGTTGAAAATCAAGTGGAAAATGCTATGATTTTTGAGCAAGCCTTTAGCACACCAGAGGATAACCAGGTATCCAGTCAGTCAGACAAAGGAGTCAGCCATTCACAAGTATCCGTGGTTTCTCAAGCAACCCACATCGAAACTAGTTTCAACCAAGATTCTGCAAATGAGAAATCAGATTTTCATACTGAGACTACAGAGCTTCACATAAATGGAAGTGAGGAACAGGTCCGCATTGTTGTAAAGGCTGAACCACTGAGCTCGCCTGATCCTCAAGATGAGACGAGTGATGCTGCCTCACAGGCTGAAGGCAGTGAGTCAGTGGAGGTGGAAGGAGGAATGCCTAGTGCAGAAAAACTGGAGCTTAGTCCAGAGAGCAGTGACCGAAGTTTTTCTGATCCTCAGTCTAGCACAGACAGAGTCACCGACATACACATTCTGGAATCTGCAAACACAGACACAAAAGCCCCCTTTCATATTTCCACCTTTTTGAATAAGAACCGATCAAGCAGTTTCAGTGGAGGCCAAAATGCAGATGACAACCTCCCGAACACAACGAGTGATGGCAGAATGGAGAGTGAAGCTACTTACTTAATGAGCCCAACATCCAGTGTGTCTGCGGGTGTCAATTCAACAATGGTAGCAACGCGAATGGAGAATCCCTTTAATGACAGTGCTGATTCTCATTTCATGCGACCTATGCAGGACTTGCTGGGCCTGTCATGTGGGCAGTCTTCAGAGTACAAAACTGGGGGAGAACCATTCAGATTGGAATTTCCCAGGCCTAGTTCTGGATTGCATTCACTTTCTAGGCAGTCAATCATTTCATCACGAGGAGGAGCCACTAATTTTCCGGGTTATCGCCGCATTGCCCCAAAAATGCCCATAGTGACTTCTGTTGGAGATGGAGGTTCTGGATCACAAGACAATGGCTCTAATTCTCAGGTCCGAATATTAAACAGTACCTCTTCCACGTTTGAAAATAACCATTCTTTACAGTCTGGCCCTCCACAGCTGACACGGGCATCTGCAGATGTACTTTCAAAGTGTAAGAAAGCCATGTCAGAACACAATGTGTTGGTGGTGGAAGGTGCCCGCAAATATGCTTGTAAAATTTGCTGCAAGACATTCTTAACATTAACAGATTGCAAGAAACATATTcgtgttcacactggagagaagcccTATGCATGTTTAAAATGTGGTAAAAGATTCAGTCAGTCGAGTCACTTATACAAGCATTCTAAGACCACCTGCTTGAGATGGCATGGTGGCAATTTGCCAAGTACTCTGCTCTGA